GATGCATCTTATTGTATATCGAGTCATTAGGAGCGACTTATCTCTTTATTTCCCTGAAAGCCTTCGGACTTGTTatttacagtgaaacctgtctaatccgacacctGACTTATTCGACATCCTGTCAAATCCGACACTGTACCGTATTTCCGTGATGCTTTGGTTTGTTactgtttagcgtcctattaacagccagggttatttaaggacgtgccaggttttggaggtggaggaaagccggagtacccagagaaaaaccaccggcctacggtcagtacctggcaactgccccacgtaggctTCGAACTCGCAACGTGATGCCAAGTGTAGTCGACAACAAATACCTGATATTACCGACaccctgtctaatccgacactGTACCGTATTTCCGTGATGCCAAGTGTAGTCAACAACAAATACTTGACTTTTGCGAAatcctgtctaatccgacaaAAAATGTCACTCCCACATGGTGTCGGATTAGagaggtttcactgtatttatttatttttccttgAAAGCCCTTGGacttgttatttatttatttattccatgttaattcatatctttatttccttgaaagCCTTcggatttgtttatttatttattccgTTTTTACTGATCACTTTATTTCCTTGAAATCTTTCGTCGCAttggttatttatatatttattgaaaacCTTCGGCtagttattgatttattatttattttgtctaTTTATAGCCACTGAGAGGGTGCGTGGAAGGCCTGTCCCATTCCTCCGGACCAAGGGTTGAGAGTCTGTGTCATGTCACTGAAGCTTACCGCTGTGCCTGGTGTACGTTCCGGCGATATTTATCATGGCGTTTGCTTAACAATGTCATAAACCTATAAAATACTTAGTTATTATGACCATGTTAACTCCttgtgtttgtattttataatcTTAAGGACAGTAACTTACGTCTTATGTGTCTATACTAGACGTTATGGGGTCATGATGGTATTTTGGACGATTTGTCCATCACACACTAGGCGTTATGGGGTCATGTTAGTGTTTTGGACGGTGTGTCCATCACCTACCAGACGTTATGGGGTCATGTAAGTATTTGGGAAGATGTGTCCATCACATACCAGACGTTATGGGGTTATGTTAGTATTTTGGGACGATGTGTCCATCACCTACCAGACGTTATGGGGTCATGTAAGTATTTGGGAAGATGTGTCCATCACATACCAGACGTTATGGGGTTATGTTAGTATTTTGGGAAGATGTGTCCATCACATACCAGACGTTATGGGGCCATGTAAGTATTTGGGAAGATGTGTCCATCACATACCAGACGTTATGGGGTCATGTAAGTATTTGGGAAGATGTGTCCATCACATACCAGACGTTATGGGGTCATGTAAGTATTTGGGAAGATGTGTTCATCACATACCAGACGTTATAGGGTTATGTTAGTATTTTGGGACGATGTGTCCATCACATACCAGACGTTATGGGGTCATGTAAGTATTTGGGACGATATGTCCACCACATTCCAGACGTTATGGGGTCATGTAAGTATTTGGGAAGATGTGTCCATCACATACCAGACGTTATGGGGTTATGTTAGTATTTTGGGAAGATGTGTCCATCACATACCAGACGTTATGGGGTCATGTAAGTATTTGGGAAGATGTGTCCATCACATACCAGACGTTATGGGGTTATGTTAGTATTTTGGGACGATATGTCCACCACATTCCAGACGTTATGGGGTTGTAAAGACATGCTGATACGCTTCTAATACAAAATACCATGTTCATTTGTGCACTTCTAACATAATTTAAGAATCGTGAAGATTCTGTAACCTGTAGATATGTTAATAAGATCCGTTccaaatatatgttaattttacTTATAAATGTACAGTTAAGAAAAACACAGTAAGCAGCTACTAGCCGTCTCCGACAAAACGGACGTAGTAAAGATTAAAAACGAACGAAAGATATGTATGAGCTGTGAATCAAACGTCTTAAAACTGTTAATGTATAAATTTATCTAACCAGAGATTAACTGATATATCTTTCCTACCATTCATTTGGCAAGGTAATGTATAGCACATTAAACTGATAATTTCCTTGAAATATCCAAATAGCGTTCACAACGGATAAATCAAGTTTTAAAGGTGTTTTACTTTGATAAGATTTACGTAAGAGATATTTCGACAATCTTGACAGGGCATCAAGTTTGTCAGTGGACctaaaccaaaataaaaacaacaaactatatttctttaaaacatatCTGCACTATGGTTACCATAACGCGTGCTTTTTAACGGAAGTGAAACTAACCACACAAATTAGTGGGCGTGGTTCTGGAAATTGTTCTTCCTTGTCGTGTTGGTTATATAAACTGTTACGCCTTAGAAACTGTAATATAGGTATTTTATAACATATCAGCCTCAAAGATATGTAGTTTTGTAGTATTTTTGAACCCATACATACCCTGTGCTGCAGCAAACATTTGGTTTTGTTAATAAGGTTAAACGTCCGattaacagacagggtcatttaaggacgtgccaggttttggaggtgacggaaagccggagtacctggagaaaataaaagaaagaaaaaccaccagcctacggcCAGCACCAGGCAACTGCCCTTGGTGGGTTTCGAGCTGGCGACCCAGAGGTAGAATGCTATTGATAAAGTATCACTTCAAGCATACAACTGCGGCCCTTGCAGTAAACATACAGTGCTCTTTGTAGACTTGCAAATAAAGAAATTCTTGTGTGGCTTTGTTTTCTGCCAAAAACATAGGGACGGTCGAGGTCGAACGTTTTTAGATTTTTGTGTCACTATATAATAAAGTGAATTTATTTACCAAATCATATAACTAGTCGGGTATAAGAAAGACATCAGTTTGAACCCCATTGTAGTGGTAGACGCGAGTTTGAACCCCGTTGTATTGGTAGACGCGAGTTTGAACCCCGTTGTATTGGTAGACGTGGGTTTGAATACCGTTGTATTGGTAGACGTGAGTTTGAACCCCGTTGTATTGGTAGATGTCAGTTTGAACCCCGTTGTATTGGTAGACGCGAGTTTGAACCCCGTTGTATTGGTAGACGCGAGTTTGAACCCCGTTGTATTGGTAGACGCGAGTTTGAACCCCGTTGTATTGGTAGACGTGGGTTTGAACCCCGTTGTATTGGTAGACGTGGGTTTGAATACCGTTGTATTGGTAGACGTCAGTTTGAACCCCGTTGTATTGGTAGATGTCAGTTTGAACCCCGTTGTATTGGTAGACGCGAGTTTGAACCCCGTTGTATTGGTAGACGTGGGTTTGAACCCCGTTGTATTGGTAGACGTGAGTTTGAACCCCGTTGTATTGGTAGACGTGAGTTTGAACCCCGTTGTATTGGTAGATGTCAGTTTGAACCCCGTTGTATTGGTAGACGCGAGTTTGAACCCCGTTGTATTGGTAGACGCGAGTTTGAACCCCGTTGTATTGGTAGACGTGGGTTTGAATACCGTTGTATTGGTAGACGCGAGTTTGAACCCCGTTGTATTGGTAGACGTCAGTTTGAACCCCGTTGTATTGGTAGACGTGGGTTTGAATACCGTTGTATTGGTAGACGAGAGTTTGAACCCCGTTGTATTGGAAGACGTCAGTTTGAACCCCGTTGTATTGGTAGAGGTCAGTTTGAACCCCGTTGTATTGGTGGACGTCAGTTTGAACCCCGTTGTATTGGTAGATGTCAGTTTGAACCCCGTTGTATTGGTAGATGTCAGTTTGAACCCCGTTGTATTGGTAGACGTCAGTTTGAACCCCGTTGTATTGGTAGACGTGGGTTTGAATACCGTTGTATTGGTAGACGAGAGTTTGAACCCCGTTGTATTGGAAGACGTCAGTTTGAACCCCGTTGTATTGGTAGAGGTCAGTTTGAACCCCGTTGTATTGGTGGACGTCAGTTTGAACCCCGTTGTATTGGTAGACGTCAGTTTGAACACCGTTGTATTGGTAGACGCGAGTTTGAACCCCGTTGTATTGGTAGACGCGAGTTTGAACCCCGTTGTATTGGTAGACGTGGGTTTGAACCCCGTTGTATTGGTAGACGTCAGTTTGAACCCCGTTGTATTGGTAGACGTGAGTTTGAATACCGTTGTATTGGTAGACGTGGGTTTGAATACCGTTGTATTGGTAGACGTCAGTTTGAACCCCGTTG
This genomic stretch from Pecten maximus chromosome 13, xPecMax1.1, whole genome shotgun sequence harbors:
- the LOC117340756 gene encoding uncharacterized protein PB18E9.04c-like; the encoded protein is MTAIPHQWAKFSSFEEKACVAHLVYLHSLPSAVFKLTSTNTTGFKLTSTNTTGFKLTSTNTTGFKLTSTNTTGFKLSSTNTTGFKPTSTNTTGFKLTSTNTTGFKLASTNTTVFKLTSTNTTGFKLTSTNTTGFKLTSTNTTGFKLASTNTTVFKPTSTNTTVFKLTSTNTTGFKLASTNTTVFKPTSTNTTGFKLASTNTTGFKLASTNTTGFKLTSTNTTGFKLTSTNTTGFKLTSTNTTGFKPTSTNTTGFKLASTNTTGFKLTSTNTTGFKLTSTNTTVFKPTSTNTTVFKLTSTNTTGFKLTSTNTTGFKPTSTNTTGFKLASTNTTGFKLASTNTTVFKLTSTNTTGFKLTSTNTTGFKLTSTNTTGFKLTSSNTTGFKLSSTNTTVFKPTSTNTTGFKLTSTNTTGFKLTSTNTTGFKLTSTNTTGFKLTSTNTTGFKLTSTNTTGFKLTSSNTTGFKLSSTNTTVFKPTSTNTTGFKLTSTNTTGFKLASTNTTVFKPTSTNTTGFKLASTNTTGFKLASTNTTGFKLTSTNTTGFKLTSTNTTGFKLTSTNTTGFKPTSTNTTGFKLASTNTTGFKLTSTNTTGFKLTSTNTTVFKPTSTNTTGFKPTSTNTTGFKLASTNTTGFKLASTNTTGFKLASTNTTGFKLTSTNTTGFKLTSTNTTVFKPTSTNTTGFKLASTNTTGFKLASTTTMGFKLMSFLYPTSYMIW